In Lacerta agilis isolate rLacAgi1 chromosome 1, rLacAgi1.pri, whole genome shotgun sequence, the following proteins share a genomic window:
- the SIVA1 gene encoding apoptosis regulatory protein Siva yields the protein MPKRSCPFGDSSPVQLKTRVRLRELSQGVQGERYRREVFEKTKQLLFRGAQAYMDNTWNGSTAGAQSPELLAGRPEACSRLSCSGQMLIGQDGKLLQPCARETALPECVSTACSSCVRTVDVKETCSQCDRHICQNCSKLCSCCHVVACSLCSVTESNDVGERILCNGCSMFED from the exons ATGCCGAAGCGCTCCTGCCCGTTCGGGGACTCTTCTCCGGTGCAGCTGAAGACCCGCGTGAGGCTGAGGGAACTGAGCCAGGGTGTCCAGGGCGAGCGCTACCGGCGCGAGGTCTTCG agaaaacaaaacagctgcTCTTCCGGGGTGCCCAGGCATACATGGATAACACATGGAATGGCAGCACGGCGGGAGCACAGTCACCAGAGCTGCTTGCAGGCAGACCAGAAGCTTGCTCTCGGCTTAGTTGCAGCGGACAAATGTTAATTGGGCAGGATGGAAAACTTCTACAGCCATGTGCAAGAGAAACAG CTCTGCCAGAATGCGTTTCCACAGCCTGCTCCTCGTGCGTAAGAACAGTTGACGTCAAAGAAACTTGCTCTCAGTGCGATCGGCACATATGCCAGAATTGCAGCAAACTCTGCAGCTGTTGCCATGTAGTTGCTTGCTCCTTGTGTTCTGTTACAGA GTCCAACGATGTTGGCGAGCGAATACTTTGCAATGGCTGCTCCATGTTTGAGGACTAA